Proteins from a genomic interval of Arachis hypogaea cultivar Tifrunner chromosome 10, arahy.Tifrunner.gnm2.J5K5, whole genome shotgun sequence:
- the LOC112715438 gene encoding probable sugar phosphate/phosphate translocator At3g11320 yields the protein MKGSSRFFTVGLVASWYSSNIGVLLLNKYLLSNYGFKYPIFLTMCHMTACSLFSYVAIAWMKVVPLQTIRSRVQFFKISALSLIFCVSVVFGNVSLRYLPVSFNQAIGATTPFFTAVFAYLMTFKREAWLTYLTLVPVVTGVIIASGGEPSFHLFGFIICVAATAARALKSVLQGILLSSEGEKLNSMNLLLYMAPMAVVFLLPATLIMEENVVGITLALARDDSKIIWYLLFNSALAYFVNLTNFLVTKHTSALTLQVLGNAKGAVAVVVSILIFRNPVSVTGMMGYTLTVFGVILYSEAKKRTK from the exons ATGAAGGGTTCGAGCCGTTTCTTCACGGTGGGTCTTGTAGCTTCATGGTACTCCTCCAACATTGGCGTTCTCCTTCTCAACAAGTACCTTCTCAGCAACTATGGCTTCAAGTACCCGATCTTCCTCACCATGTGCCACATGACAGCATGTTCTTTGTTCAGTTATGTTGCCATAGCGTGGATGAAGGTGGTGCCTTTGCAAACCATACGATCCAGGGTTCAGTTCTTCAAGATCTCTGCTTTGAGCCTTATTTTTTGTGTCTCCGTTGTGTTTGGGAACGTGTCGTTGAGGTACCTTCCTGTGTCGTTTAACCAAGCAATTGGTGCCACAACGCCTTTCTTCACTGCCGTTTTTGCTTACCTAATGACGTTTAAGAGGGAGGCTTGGCTCACATATCTCACACTTGTTCCGGTTGTCACTGGTGTCATCATTGCCAGCGGG GGTGAACCAAGTTTCCATTTATTTGGATTCATTATATGTGTTGCTGCTACAGCTGCAAGAGCCCTGAAATCAGTGCTACAAGGGATTTTGCTTTCTTCCGAAGG AGAGAAGCTCAATTCTATGAATCTTCTCCTTTACATGGCTCCTATGGCGGTGGTTTTCCTTCTTCCCGCTACACTTATAATGGAAGAAAATGTGGTTGGAATCACTTTGGCGCTTGCCAGAGATGATTCCAAGATCATTTGGTATCTGCTATTCAATTCGGCGCTCGCATATTTTGTCAACCTGACCAATTTCTTGGTCACAAAACATACAAGTGCTCTGACCCTTCAG GTACTAGGGAATGCTAAAGGGGCTGTAGCAGTAGTAGTATCAATTCTAATATTTAGAAACCCAGTTTCGGTTACTGGAATGATGGGATACACCCTCACAGTCTTTGGAGTTATCCTTTACAGTGAAGCGAAAAAGCGAACCAAATGA
- the LOC112715437 gene encoding uncharacterized protein At2g39910 isoform X1, protein MSDSHSTLRELLNRLSNEIAECLAGTPYTAPESSSVSVKAFLQPLLLPPPSDASNTTTALSDSIKDFALACTLLSSASTFKPFTSDQSTLLSWIPTHLSSLAAASFLEFSQQYAAAAADEGGIFDNVAEFGLSCDSLPKEKRLVVELVPEVLPLLKERIKESSIDKSDDNDEFSAASARVPVGFAVLAAFQLRWFVTQVDYPLLGKFYGLVIPCSLTAIDHWSPEVKGQGMVCFAHLGKNVAAAEIGSYADVILDACCQNIASTDEIWQQVVETSVVISTLTQRSNPRSPWFEKMLNEMLSHLERQPKNKERRIAWLKFSDSIFNAVGLVLLAHFRRIFPLFFQWMHVDDDETLILVLKCTYVVLRLTWVRNSPYVERLVDELALVYKEAALRTAREEVRSNIYQILILLQGTKGQHFAAAWEKHRSDPNLAKLDLPLSGRDSIIPPPQHCHQQGSTPPSNMIR, encoded by the exons ATGTCGGATTCACATTCAACTCTCCGGGAGCTTCTCAATCG gttATCGAACGAAATCGCGGAGTGCCTCGCCGGAACTCCTTACACTGCTCCTGAGAGCTCCTCCGTCTCCGTCAAAGCATTCCTCCAACCACTCCTTCTTCCGCCGCCGTCCGATGCTTCCAACACCACCACTGCCCTAAGCGATTCCATCAAGGACTTCGCCCTCGCCTGCACGCTCTTATCCTCCGCTTCAACCTTCAAGCCCTTCACCTCCGACCAATCCACGCTCCTATCCTGGATCCCCACGCACCTCTCCTCACTCGCCGCGGCCTCCTTCCTTGAATTCTCCCAACAATACGCTGCCGCCGCAGCGGATGAGGGTGGGATCTTCGATAACGTTGCCGAGTTCGGGCTGAGTTGTGACTCGCTCCCGAAAGAGAAGAG gttggTGGTGGAGCTGGTTCCTGAGGTGTTGCCGCTTCTCAAGGAGAGGATAAAGGAGAGCTCCATTGATaagagtgatgataatgatgagTTCTCCGCTGCTTCAGCTAGGGTGCCGGTTGGGTTTGCCGTTCTGGCTGCTTTTCAGTTACGATGGTTTGTCACTCAG GTTGATTATCCTCTTTTGGGCAAGTTTTATGGATTGGTGATTCCTTGTTCGCTGACTGCCATTGATCATTGGTCGCCAGAGGTGAAG GGGCAGGGGATGGTTTGTTTTGCACATCTTGGAAAAAATGTTGCTGCTGCTGAGATTGGTTCATATGCGGATGTGATTCTTGATGCTTGTTGCCAGAATATTGCTTCTACGGATGAGATATGGCAGCAGGTGGTTGAGACATCAGTAGTTATTTCAACTCTGACTCAGAGAAGTAATCCACGTAGTCCCTG GTTTGAAAAGATGCTAAATGAGATGTTAAGTCACTTGGAGCGCCAGCCCAAAAACAAAGAACGCCGCATTGCATGGCTTAAATTTTCCGATTCAATATTTAATGCAGTTGGTCTTGTGTTATTAGCACACTTCAGGCGCATTTTCCCTTTATTTTTTCAGTGGATGCATGTCGATGACGATGAGACTCTTATTTTG GTTCTAAAATGTACTTATGTAGTTCTGAGATTGACTTGGGTTAGGAACTCACCATATGTTGAAAG ATTGGTAGATGAACTTGCCCTTGTTTATAAGGAGGCAGCTTTGAGAACGGCTAGAGAGGAGGTTAGATCAAATATATATCAGATACTAATCCTACTTCAAGG AACCAAAGGCCAGCATTTCGCAGCAGCTTGGGAGAAGCATCGATCTGATCCAAACTTGGCCAAGCTTGATCTTCCATTAAGTGGAAGAGACAGCATTATTCCGCCTCCACAGCATTGCCATCAGCAGGGATCTACACCCCCTTCAAACATGATTAGATAG
- the LOC112715437 gene encoding uncharacterized protein At2g39910 isoform X2: MSDSHSTLRELLNRLSNEIAECLAGTPYTAPESSSVSVKAFLQPLLLPPPSDASNTTTALSDSIKDFALACTLLSSASTFKPFTSDQSTLLSWIPTHLSSLAAASFLEFSQQYAAAAADEGGIFDNVAEFGLSCDSLPKEKRLVVELVPEVLPLLKERIKESSIDKSDDNDEFSAASARVPVGFAVLAAFQLRWFVTQVDYPLLGKFYGLVIPCSLTAIDHWSPEVKGQGMVCFAHLGKNVAAAEIGSYADVILDACCQNIASTDEIWQQVVETSVVISTLTQRSNPRSPWFEKMLNEMLSHLERQPKNKERRIAWLKFSDSIFNAVGLVLLAHFRRIFPLFFQWMHVDDDETLILVLKCTYVVLRLTWVRNSPYVERLVDELALVYKEAALRTAREEVRSNIYQILILLQGFFLLT; this comes from the exons ATGTCGGATTCACATTCAACTCTCCGGGAGCTTCTCAATCG gttATCGAACGAAATCGCGGAGTGCCTCGCCGGAACTCCTTACACTGCTCCTGAGAGCTCCTCCGTCTCCGTCAAAGCATTCCTCCAACCACTCCTTCTTCCGCCGCCGTCCGATGCTTCCAACACCACCACTGCCCTAAGCGATTCCATCAAGGACTTCGCCCTCGCCTGCACGCTCTTATCCTCCGCTTCAACCTTCAAGCCCTTCACCTCCGACCAATCCACGCTCCTATCCTGGATCCCCACGCACCTCTCCTCACTCGCCGCGGCCTCCTTCCTTGAATTCTCCCAACAATACGCTGCCGCCGCAGCGGATGAGGGTGGGATCTTCGATAACGTTGCCGAGTTCGGGCTGAGTTGTGACTCGCTCCCGAAAGAGAAGAG gttggTGGTGGAGCTGGTTCCTGAGGTGTTGCCGCTTCTCAAGGAGAGGATAAAGGAGAGCTCCATTGATaagagtgatgataatgatgagTTCTCCGCTGCTTCAGCTAGGGTGCCGGTTGGGTTTGCCGTTCTGGCTGCTTTTCAGTTACGATGGTTTGTCACTCAG GTTGATTATCCTCTTTTGGGCAAGTTTTATGGATTGGTGATTCCTTGTTCGCTGACTGCCATTGATCATTGGTCGCCAGAGGTGAAG GGGCAGGGGATGGTTTGTTTTGCACATCTTGGAAAAAATGTTGCTGCTGCTGAGATTGGTTCATATGCGGATGTGATTCTTGATGCTTGTTGCCAGAATATTGCTTCTACGGATGAGATATGGCAGCAGGTGGTTGAGACATCAGTAGTTATTTCAACTCTGACTCAGAGAAGTAATCCACGTAGTCCCTG GTTTGAAAAGATGCTAAATGAGATGTTAAGTCACTTGGAGCGCCAGCCCAAAAACAAAGAACGCCGCATTGCATGGCTTAAATTTTCCGATTCAATATTTAATGCAGTTGGTCTTGTGTTATTAGCACACTTCAGGCGCATTTTCCCTTTATTTTTTCAGTGGATGCATGTCGATGACGATGAGACTCTTATTTTG GTTCTAAAATGTACTTATGTAGTTCTGAGATTGACTTGGGTTAGGAACTCACCATATGTTGAAAG ATTGGTAGATGAACTTGCCCTTGTTTATAAGGAGGCAGCTTTGAGAACGGCTAGAGAGGAGGTTAGATCAAATATATATCAGATACTAATCCTACTTCAAGG GTTTTTTTTGCTTACCTAG